A genomic stretch from Croceibacterium aestuarii includes:
- a CDS encoding dienelactone hydrolase family protein codes for MTRRAFAALTAMFGMMVAACATVPAGSAAAGERHVTVTTAEGAADALLFTPAKGRAPGVILFSDLGGLRPAIADLGRKLAGDGYVVLVPNAFYRSVALDGTAASTLDYPTRSKQWRGAATDAAVIEDSKAYVAYLDGVPQVDKSAKLGVVGYDIGAAYAFIAARAVPGRIGAVAAIHPLAVATARPNSPHLFVNQSKAAYYVVMGKNAFEREPGDKTDLEKAFADAGLKGTVVVAAGNHGFGVSDNPAYDAASADQAWAAMLALLRSSLK; via the coding sequence ATGACGCGACGGGCATTCGCCGCGCTAACGGCTATGTTCGGGATGATGGTCGCCGCCTGCGCCACGGTCCCTGCCGGAAGTGCAGCCGCGGGCGAACGGCACGTCACTGTCACGACGGCCGAGGGCGCGGCCGACGCCTTGCTATTCACCCCGGCGAAGGGAAGAGCCCCCGGCGTCATCCTGTTCAGCGATCTCGGCGGCCTGCGGCCCGCGATCGCCGATCTCGGCCGCAAGCTCGCCGGTGACGGATATGTGGTTTTAGTCCCGAACGCATTTTACCGCAGCGTTGCGCTCGACGGCACGGCCGCGAGCACTCTCGATTATCCTACCCGCAGCAAGCAATGGCGCGGGGCGGCGACTGACGCTGCAGTGATCGAGGATTCGAAGGCCTATGTCGCTTACCTCGACGGCGTTCCGCAGGTCGACAAGTCTGCCAAGTTGGGCGTGGTCGGCTACGACATCGGCGCCGCCTATGCCTTCATCGCCGCCCGCGCAGTGCCGGGCCGGATCGGGGCGGTTGCGGCGATTCACCCGCTCGCGGTCGCAACTGCTCGCCCCAACAGCCCGCATCTCTTCGTCAACCAGAGCAAGGCGGCTTACTATGTCGTGATGGGTAAGAATGCCTTCGAGCGCGAGCCGGGCGACAAGACCGACCTGGAAAAGGCCTTTGCCGACGCCGGGCTCAAGGGCACCGTCGTGGTAGCCGCTGGCAACCACGGCTTCGGCGTGAGCGACAATCCGGCATACGATGCCGCGTCCGCCGACCAGGCCTGGGCCGCGATGCTGGCGTTGCTGCGGTCGTCCTTGAAGTGA
- a CDS encoding sialidase family protein yields MASNFPIARITRRTSLMGGAAVSLMIFASSARAGGRGGPIEIYAAPRRLVGVEHKVVYRKDDEFAGWPHVMGYWNMGDGEILQQIRSTTTTYPNAQAIAHNKLGSQGGVTKMLSFRSKDYGRTWTGPENNIFGRIDKSMANAKNLGDLQPIDYLDENVLIANNATAFAAPTSKTNVRVSKDRGHTWSPPFEVPLDGLHSASGMNSVLIRPDGTALIWLIEVINGFDRHPCVFALPPRGLDFHFLSFVTPKVDTFGNTAGDWKPPLAFAGQHWFYPRGYLLPNGRMLCVLRSQRGPEGVMWTEVYKSDDGGRTWSFLSRVNDFGAPGSLVVKKDGRLVMVYGYRLMPSGIRAKVSEDDGATWGPELIVRDDGGSWDLGYPNAWEMDDGRICTIYYFNSKDDKIQVNGGVRHVQRSIFSID; encoded by the coding sequence ATGGCTAGCAATTTCCCGATCGCTCGCATCACGCGCCGCACTTCGCTGATGGGCGGCGCCGCCGTGAGTTTGATGATATTCGCATCATCAGCCCGGGCCGGCGGGCGGGGCGGCCCGATCGAGATATACGCCGCACCGCGCAGGCTCGTCGGCGTCGAGCACAAAGTCGTTTATCGCAAAGACGATGAGTTCGCCGGTTGGCCTCACGTGATGGGCTACTGGAACATGGGTGACGGTGAGATTCTCCAACAGATCCGCTCCACGACTACTACTTATCCCAATGCGCAGGCGATCGCCCACAACAAGCTGGGCAGCCAAGGCGGCGTCACCAAGATGCTATCGTTCCGCTCAAAGGACTATGGCCGCACCTGGACCGGGCCGGAGAATAACATCTTCGGGCGGATCGATAAGAGCATGGCCAATGCCAAGAACCTGGGCGATCTGCAGCCAATCGACTATCTCGACGAAAACGTTCTCATCGCCAACAATGCGACGGCTTTCGCGGCGCCCACCTCGAAGACGAATGTGCGGGTTTCGAAGGACCGCGGGCACACCTGGAGCCCGCCGTTCGAAGTTCCGCTCGACGGGTTGCATTCGGCTTCGGGCATGAACTCCGTTCTGATCCGGCCGGACGGCACGGCGCTAATCTGGCTTATCGAGGTGATCAACGGCTTCGATCGTCACCCTTGCGTGTTCGCACTGCCTCCTCGCGGACTCGATTTCCACTTCCTGTCGTTCGTGACTCCCAAGGTTGACACGTTCGGAAACACTGCCGGCGACTGGAAGCCGCCGCTCGCGTTCGCGGGCCAGCACTGGTTCTATCCCCGCGGCTATTTGCTGCCCAACGGACGGATGCTCTGCGTCCTGCGCAGCCAGCGCGGCCCGGAGGGCGTCATGTGGACCGAGGTCTACAAGAGCGACGACGGCGGCCGCACCTGGTCGTTCCTATCGCGCGTCAACGACTTCGGCGCACCAGGCAGCCTTGTCGTGAAGAAGGATGGGCGGCTGGTCATGGTCTACGGCTATCGCCTGATGCCGTCGGGCATCCGCGCCAAGGTAAGCGAGGACGATGGCGCGACGTGGGGCCCCGAACTGATCGTCCGCGATGACGGCGGAAGCTGGGATCTCGGCTATCCCAATGCCTGGGAAATGGACGACGGCCGGATCTGCACAATCTACTATTTCAACAGCAAGGACGACAAAATTCAGGTCAACGGCGGCGTGCGGCACGTGCAACGCAGCATCTTCTCGATCGACTGA